The following proteins are encoded in a genomic region of Oncorhynchus masou masou isolate Uvic2021 chromosome 32, UVic_Omas_1.1, whole genome shotgun sequence:
- the LOC135526356 gene encoding coiled-coil domain-containing protein 85B has translation MGSDSEIYNRELSKMSDEDLLACSKEELVRRLRKEESEKISALIQRGRLIKEVNKQLQGHLLEIRELKTINQRLQEENTELRDLCCFLDDDRLKVNKLAREWQLFGHHAAKVMREDLGGYLKKLSDLERMQDGLVKENLDLKELCLVLEEECVSRSDSSPGGSTELNLPCMVSRDLGDGSSSTGSVGSPDQLHLVCSPDD, from the coding sequence ATGGGGAGTGACAGTGAGATTTACAACAGAGAGTTGTCAAAGATGTCTGACGAGGATTTACTCGCCTGCTCTAAAGAAGAACTGGTGAGGCGACTGCGGAAAGAGGAGTCAGAGAAGATCTCTGCTCTTATCCAGCGTGGACGGCTGATAAAAGAAGTTAACAAACAATTACAGGGCCACCTGCTTGAGATCAGGGAGCTGAAAACCATCAACCAGCGTCTCCAGGAAGAAAACACAGAACTGCGCGACTTGTGCTGTTTTCTTGACGATGACCGACTAAAGGTGAATAAACTGGCCCGGGAATGGCAGCTGTTCGGTCACCACGCAGCCAAAGTGATGCGTGAGGATCTGGGCGGCTACTTGAAAAAACTGTCCGACCTAGAGCGCATGCAAGACGGATTAGTGAAGGAGAATCTGGACCTGAAAGaactctgtctggtcctggagGAGGAGTGTGTCAGCAGGAGTGACTCCAGTCCCGGTGGATCCACTGAGCTCAACCTGCCGTGCATGGTGTCCCGAGACCTGGGGGATGGAAGTTCAAGCACTGGGAGCGTTGGTAGTCCGGACCAGCTCCACCTGGTTTGCTCACCTGATGACTGA